One region of Vigna angularis cultivar LongXiaoDou No.4 chromosome 10, ASM1680809v1, whole genome shotgun sequence genomic DNA includes:
- the LOC128194284 gene encoding uncharacterized protein LOC128194284 produces the protein MAPRLPPPSQPNEPDASNNSRLLENVIERLQQQNTTLMEQNATLMQQNQAAVQGLEASRVNSENTQRQLMEILAATRGTPGASSSNANQHATQPNAEWSLESFLQHRPSKFSGKCLPDEADQWLRDMERIFNAKRCPDENRLAYTEYLLTGEASHWWASARAILTDAHQQITWEMFRDKFYEEYFPDNIRFAKEVEFLQLVQGGMSVSEYTNKFKHLVRFNTMATSGEWQCRKFENGLRSDLKVLISSLCIRTFPALVERAKVLEKNMTEAERQKKQQQGSKGPIVSRGGTVPRRTPYPRPSQPSSTSSSQALVPAGQAGQYGNVTCFQCGGPHYRSSCPQLVGGKYCNRCGRNGHLENECNMSGRAVMRPPNAGRNQQGRGGRAQAVGRVYAITGAEAASSGIFINRTFLWYELPCCTLF, from the coding sequence ATGGCACCTAGATTGCCTCCCCCTTCTCAACCGAATGAACCTGATGCTTCCAACAACTCTAGATTGTTGGAGAACGTCATTGAGAGActccaacaacaaaataccACCCTCATGGAACAAAACGCCACCCTGATGCAGCAAAACCAAGCTGCTGTGCAAGGATTGGAGGCCTCGCGTGTTAATTCTGAAAACACGCAAAGGCAATTGATGGAGATCTTGGCTGCCACTAGAGGTACGCCTGGAGCTTCTTCTTCAAACGCCAATCAACATGCGACCCAACCAAATGCtgaatggagtttggagagttttctccaGCACCGTCCGTCCAAGTTCAGTGGCAAGTGTCTTCCGGATGAAGCGGACCAGTGGCTGAGAGATATGGAGAGAATTTTCAACGCCAAGAGATGTCCGGATGAAAACCGCTTGGCGTATACGGAGTACTTGCTGACTGGAGAAGCCagccactggtgggcgagcgCCAGAGCCATTCTGACGGACGCTCACCAGCAGATTACTTGGGAAATGTTCAGAGACAAATTCTATGAAGAATACTTCCCCGACAACATCCGTTTTGCCAAGGAGGTTGAATTTCTGCAACTCGTCCAAGGTGGAATGTCCGTTTCTGAGTATACGAACAAGTTCAAACACTTGGTTCGTTTCAATACGATGGCCACCAGTGGAGAGTGGCAGTGCAGGAAGTTTGAGAACGGACTGCGGAGCGACTTGAAGGTTTTAATCTCCAGCCTTTGTATACGGACGTTCCCTGCCTTGGTCGAGAGAGCCAAAGTGTTGGAGAAGAATATGACGGAAGCTGAAAGACAGAAGAAACAGCAACAAGGGAGTAAGGGACCTATAGTGTCCCGGGGAGGTACCGTTCCGAGAAGGACACCTTACCCTCGTCCTAGTCAGCCATCTAGCACGAGCAGTTCTCAAGCTTTAGTTCCTGCTGGACAAGCTGGGCAGTACGGGAACGTTACTTGTTtccagtgtggaggaccacactacCGTTCGTCGTGTCCTCAGTTGGTGGGAGGAAAATACTGTAACCGgtgtggacgaaatggacatTTGGAGAACGAGTGCAACATGAGTGGTCGAGCGGTGATGAGACCACCGAACGCTGGAAGGAATCAGCAAGGGAGAGGTGGACGAGCCCAAGCTGTTGGGCGTGTGTATGCGATAACTGGAGCGGAGGCGGCTAGCTCAGGTATATTCATCAACCGCACTTTCTTGTGGTATGAACTGCCTTGCTGTACACTGTTTTGA
- the LOC128194286 gene encoding uncharacterized protein LOC128194286 translates to MDSSIIIEMNRLLRQCHVDRISMTPFMWCLNINNPVEVNLKLLKVMVSRWVGNDNSFRVSQNLVPFRVVDVLMSLGLEIGGLEIPFDEVVCGLVGEMFKSKTISLKDLTDMFNVIVDDKNIEVDVVCRLYILVCLVVFYFPRKSRHVCNMPFGVLDDLDRLCVYDWCTGVHKHIVENLNKCKKKIMGAGIPQSVTLSGNVAVLQAWAVERLSLHGHPSHRFFPRIMRC, encoded by the exons ATGGATTCATCGATCATTATTGAAATGAATCGTTTACTCCGACAGTGTCATGTGGATCGGATTAGTATGACACCATTTATGTGGTGTTTGAATATTAATAACCCTGTGGaggtgaatttaaaattattgaaggttATGGTTAGCAGGTGGGTTGGAAATGATAACAGTTTCAGAGTTAGTCAAAACTTGGTGCCCTTTAGAGTTGTTGATGTGTTGATGAGCTTAGGTTTAGAAATAGGTGGTTTAGAGATTCCCTTTGATGAAGTAGTTTGTGGATTGGTTGGTgaaatgttcaaatcaaaaaccATCAGTTTGAAGGACTTGACAGACATGTTTAATGTCATTGTTGATGATAAAAACATTGAAGTCGATGTAGTGTgtaggttatatatattagtttgtttagttgttttctatttcccTAGGAAATCAAGGCATGTTTGTAACATGCCTTTTGGAGTGTTAGATGACTTAGACCGTTTGTGTGTATATGATTGGTGCACCGGTGTACATAAACACATTGtagagaatttaaataaatgtaagaagaaaattatgggAGCAGGTATCCCCCAGTCAGTCACTCTCAGTGGCAATGTGGCAGTGTTGCAG GCTTGGGCGGTTGAGAGACTTTCTTTGCATGGTCATCCTTCGCACCGGTTTTTCCCCCGCATAATGAGATG TTAA